GTTTTTCTTAGAGGAAGGTCAATGCTCGATTTTATAATGGAGTTCAATTATCTTGCGCTGTTTCCAAATTTTGGGGTTACTCGATGGTTCTAGTAAGAGGATTCTTGTGTGGCTGTGGCATTCTGTGTTGTCCCATCTACCGAGGTAACATGTATAGCAATACAGGTCACCTAAGATGAAAAAATGCATATTTTGAGAATTCTTTCCCATGTGTTGGCATTTATTTTTAGGGCTCTTTTAAAGTACTCCCTCTTTTAAGGTAAGACCAACAATAGATCCTAACCTATGATTGATAATGGCATtcctattataaaaaaaaagcactCGTTCATTCCAGATTTATCCTTCAAAAAAATAAGCATGCACATTCTAAATATTGGACGAGAGAACACATGAAAAACCTAGGCCATTAGTTTTATTTCTTAAGGGGGAGAATAATGTTAAAGGTCAACAAAGTTCCAGGCTCTTTCCAGTTTTTTATACAAGTATTACATTGTTGACACCCTTCAAAAATATCAAGTTAATTAATACATTTATGACTTAATTTTTGTTATGTGTATTGAGTTTTTAGTAGTGTGTTGCTGATACACATGTTAACGCTGCTCTCTCTTCTCAGTGACAGCAGTTTAAAGTGGATATCTGAAGCACAAAAGAAAAACCTAATGTGTATTGAGTTTTCGTCATTACGATTACGACCGGCCTTGGAAACATTTGCCACTTGATTTCGCTCAGGACACTGTACTCCATCAGATGTTTCAAGCATCGATTCAGATACAGCTAAGCGACGGCAACCTGGCGTTGTTTTGGCAAGACAATTGGCTTGGCCAGTCTTCACCTTGTTTCCTGGCACCGGATCTTTGCAAGTTAATCATGTCACATATAAGGAAAACGAGAACTGTTGCCCAGGCGCTTCACCAGAAACAGTGGATTCTTGATTTTGCCGGACGGGCTACAGTCCCCACCCTCACCCAATACGTCCTCCTGTGGCATGCTATCGCCAATGTCCAATTACATCCTGGGGTAGAGGACAGGGTATCATGGAAATGGAACGCTTCAGGCATTTACTCCGCAAGATCGGCCTACCGTGCATTCTTCTTCGGCGCCACAAAGTTTGCTTCAGCCAAGCTGATATGGCGTTCTTAGGCGCCACTGAAAGTCAAGTTCTATATGTGACTGGCAATCAAGGAAAGATTGTGGATGACAGAGAGGAGGCACCGTCATGGTTTGCAAGGGAACACAGAGTGCACTTTCTGTGATCAGGAGCTAGAAACACCAGCTCATTTGCTTGCATTATGCCCATACGCACAGGAGGTTTGGCACATCGTTACATCAATGTTGCACATCCAGAATGCTGTGCTCCAAAATGAAACCTCCCTGATGGAATGCTGGCTGAACAAACGATGAGCCTTGCCCGGATCAAGGAGGAAAGGGATGGATTCAACGTTCCTGTTGATCTCCTGGAGGCTATGGAAGCAACGAAACGACAGAGTCTTTGCTAGAGCTCCTAGTAGAACTCCAGCGCAGCTAGCTGAAGACATCAGAGACGAGGCTGTTGTTTGGTGTGCGGCAGGTGCCAAGTATTTAGTTTTGCTTCATTGGCCGCAGCCGCAACTGGGctctcggcagcagcagcaggagcaccTCTAGTTTGCTGCCCACTATCTTAGTTGGTTGTTTTATGGTTGTTTTCGGTTGTTGTCTTACTGCCGCAGCCGCAACTGGGctctcggcagcagcagcagcacctctAGTTTGCTGCCCACTATCTTAGTCGGTTGTTTTATGGTTGTTTACTGGTTGTTGTCTTACTGTAATGTAATCCTCAGTTTGTTGATAAAACCATGTGCATGCGCTCGGTAGACCCGTGTTGTAACTTTATTAATCTTCTTCATAATACAAAGgtgcgcagctctcctgcgtattcttgAAAAAAGATTACGACATTACCAAATGCCAAGTGCTTGTGTTATTAACAGAGTGGTGAAGGACTCCAGAGGACACCCGTGGTTGGAGTGGCTTTGTCGTTTGAGCTTCATGCACGGCAAGCAGAGGCAGAGCTAGGATTATTTGGGCATCAGGAACTAGGGGCAAGGTGTGGCATTCCATATGCAATCATGGATGCAACCTAGGCGCTAAGTGACATCATCAGTTAGACTTTAGAACGATTTATCCAACGTAGCTTGGATAATAGATTTCAGGATTATCATCCGCGCTCTTTCATTTCCACAGCCATGTTTTctggaaagaaaaaagaagagcgATGTGTGCCACGGATCAAGGTTTCTAATCATGGCTTTCTCAGAGATCACGATCGTTCATTAGTATTTTGATTAGAAGGTTTGCAAATCCGTTGAATTATTGTTTGGATTGTTAGCATTACCTAATTCATTCATTTTGGGTACGCGATTAACCTCTACTGAATCTGGAAACGAGATAGGATCTTTGGGAAATATACATATGTCATCGTAAAAAATCAATCAACTACTTGCCACAACATCTAAATACTTGCAGCTAGATGAGATATTAGGATGAGAGAGACGATTGAGTCCTGGGGGATCGGAGTACCTTGATCTGCTGGTCATTCGTggctccgcggccgccggcagCACGCAGCTCGAGCATCGCCGGCTCGCGCGGGAATGGCAGTTActggcgtgcggcggcgcgccgtcgaGGAAGAACGACGAGGCTAGACGAGGGCGACAAACTAAACGACGCAGGATACGGCCAACGTGTGGGCTGATGGGCTCCCATTGGCCTCAAACTAGCCCAGGTTAGATTGGCAGCCCAACACTAACTTCCGAGAAAACTAACGGATACGGCCCAGCTTTGTGTGGACGATGGGTGATTGTGTATTTAGATCGtgtcctctcaaaaaaaaaaaaagatgtggtCCCCCACCCGACTGCCCCGCCCGATGATGGCGGGCGACCCCGCGGCGGCTGCgcgaggaggcgggcggcggcggaggcggaggcgagccgggcgccgccgcggtggtgcGCGTGTACGCGGAGGCGCTCCAGGAGCTCACCTTCAACTGCAAGCCGGTCATCACCGAGCTCACCATCATCGCCGACGCCGTCTGCGCCCGCGTCGCCGAGGTGCCACCTGACCAGATATTACCATCTTTGCATCTGCTAGACTAGATAGATAGTATTGTGAAGAGCATTTTTCTGCAAGGTTGCAGAAGGTATATATTTGTCGATGCATACTGTAGAGTTCATCATTCTTCTTCAGTAATTTAGACAAGGCCAAAGTGCCTATGTTTCTAAAATCCCTGGAGATGCAGAAACGGGGAAGAGTGCCCTCTCATTTGTTGTTTGGCACGACACATGAGAAGGGTCAATACTGAAAAATACACCAATAAGGAAGTTAACATTGACAAGGTAGTAAGCTGCTAAGGAATACTCCTGCAGTCGCAACATTTAGTTTTTCACCGCACACAATTGAACATCATTTCAAACCCacaatttgaaaattcaaattcaGACATAAATTATGATCGAAATGCATAAAACATGGAGCATCCCACACTGCCACTGCCGCCCATCCTTGACGCTATAATTTGCGCACGCAGTGGCTCCACATACACTCTATGTGTTCTTATGACCATGATCAAGCATTCTTGCTCCGTCTTCTTCGCTTGTGCTTCCTCTCCAAAGActatcaacttctcctcttcaATCGCCACCTTGCGTTCCTTATTTTCCACCTTGCGGTCGTCTATTGCCTTGACCTCCACCCACCTTGATTCCTTCTCGTGTTTCCTCTCAGCTACCATCTCCTTCTTTGTTGCGATCACAGATTGGCCATAAGGTTGGGTTCTCAGTTCTCACAGTTTGGATGCCGAACGGTAGAGCTCAATGTAGTCCAGGGCGGGCCGGTTCCATGACCAGTCCTGCTCCATGACCCTCTTGCAGAGGGAGTGGAACCAGTCCCGGGCGTCGAACCAAGAAGTGATCGCCCTGAAAATGGAACACCCGGAAGAAAGAGCGATAGGTAAGAATTTCCAGAGTTCACTGAAACTAGGCACTGCAGTGAGATTGTGCTTGCCTGTTCAGGGCATAGTCGACACCATTGCTGTCAGCTCCGTCGAAGCTGAACCCGTTTGGCTCAAGGCCTCGAGCCCGGGCTCGGTCCTTGTCATTGTCCACATCAAAGACAGTGTCGTAGAGCCCTGAGAAACAAGAGAGATCAGGTCTTGTGCTCACTTCAACCCACTGTGTGCATGGTGCAGCGAAGTTTGATGGCAATGGGGAATGGTTAAGAGTTGCAGAACATACCTCCAGTTTTCCGGACAATAGGGATGGCTCCATACCGCATGGCGACCAGCTGAGTTAAGCCACAAGGCTCAAATATGGATGGAACCAGAATGAAGTCAGAGCCAGCGTATATCTGCAGAGCATGACCATGGAATTATCTTAGACAGGATTTAAAAGATGCTTTGATGAGGCGTTTTCATGTCGGCCGTCGCTCGTCGGCTCACCAGATGTGAAAGAGGCTCGTCGTAGGTTAAACACAGCCTCGCTCGACCATGGTTTTGGTTCTGGAGATCATGTGCCAAGTTGGTAAAATCACCTTGGATTCGAGGGTCTGGGGCTGAACCAAGCAAAACCACCTGGAAAGCAATCGTATCATCAGTTTCAGTCCTAAGAGATGACAGGCAGAAACAACTATAGAAACAATTGTGTTGCAAGAAATGTTCAATCTGATATGCAAAGGGGCCAGGTGGACCTGTCCATTCCGTTCAAGTGTTCGTTGAATCGCATGCTTGATGAGGTGGATTCCCTTCTGGGCTGTCAGGCGACTGATGATTCCAACAATGGGCACATCGTTTTGCTGTAACCCAAACTTCTGCTGCAAGGCCCTCTTTGCAGCACGCTTGCCTTCAACAACATTCTCGGAAGTGTATTGGACCTGAAATTGATTGAAATAAACAATTAAGCAGGAAGCATATATCCACCACACTGGTATGTgttagcattttttttaacaataaTCAATAACAGCCAAAGCATGGAACGGATGCAGATTAACAAAAGTTTTCACATGCACATTACTTAAAATGCGAATGAATTAAGCTCTTTGTTTCAGTTTACTAAGTTCAAGAAGAAACGGAATAAATAGTTTAcaataaaaaaagtaaaatgtaTATGGATTAAGTGTACCGGAATAAAGCTGTCACTGTATGGATCCCAGATATCTTGATCAATTCCATTGAGGATGCCATAGAATTTTCCAAGATGAGGAGCGATGGCGCCATGACCTGACACTTCCCTTGAATATGTATTAGAGACCTGCAAAGAATGGAAAATGAGACTAGATAATCATATCAAAAGAACATAATTCTACAGTACACGATAAGACATTTTGTGTAGAGTTAAACACAATATTGAAATCTGTAAGACTGTATCACTCACAGTGGTGGCTTTATCACAATATTTCATTGCTTTGCCTATATGATGTGCTCCAAATTCAAGATTGTGGATCGTAAATACAACCCGTGCATTTGCCAAACTGGATTGCACATAGTTTTCCTTGTATAGCCAGGCAGTAGGAGCACTTGACCAATCATGGCAATGTATTATATTCTGAAAGGAGAATAAAATGTCAGTGGTTTTACATGAGAAATTAAAAGAAATAGATAAAAAAAAGTCAGCTTCTCTGAAAGTCAGAATATACAGGAAGTTAAAGATTTTAGAAGGGAAATCTTTATGAAACAAATTAAGGAACATAAAATTGAATGACTATACAAACTTTTTGAACACAATGAACTGCAAGTGTGCCTAACTCATGAAAAAACACTATAACCCAAAATGTGTAAATCACACTTACTGGAGAAGATCCCCTCTGGTGGAGAAATTCAAGAGCAGAATGACAGAAGAAGCCAAATCGACGGTCATCATTCCTTCCATATACACATCCGACTCCAAACATCCTAAAAAGTAAGTGGCAATTATTGTATTTTTAGCCTCTTACAAGAAAATCCCGGCGAACAGCAAAGCAAATGAGATAAATAAATCATTAAAGTGGTATACACATGTGACAAAAATCACACTATTTagattataaaaaaataaaaagaagctTGGAACACAACTTCAAACATCTTAGAACAGGTAGCCCAGAAGATTACTGAGTCTTGCTTCCAAACATGAAAGATCATGGAACTGCCAATTTAGTATACAAAATGAATGATCGATTTTATTCTTTTGTTTTTACTAGTTTACCGATGATTTTGTCTACCCCAAAAGAGATCATGGAACTCCAATGTAACATAATCCCTCCAACTCAAGAAAAGTGCAATTCTGGCTATGAACCTAGACAAGTACATAGCTAGAATTGCATTCTTCTtgcaatggagggagtatcactGTTGCAACTAGCTCCCAACTAGCATTTCCCTGTGATGACCAATGACTCCAATTTCCAACTAAGTAGTCTATCTACTCTTgctgaaataatatatattacATAGTAAAAAAAATGGATTTGCTGATCaaaacatagcaaaagttacTACTCCAAAAACATATTACAGAGCCACCAATCTCACATATTATTACCGTAACCAAATCCCAGCCAATCTACAGTAAAAAAATATGATCCATCACCTACTAGGATTGATGATTTAACTGAAGTGTCTCGATTCTCCATGTTGTAATTATATGAACAGCTAGATTAGATTTATCAAAAGCACCTTACCAATTCTACGTCACCATTTACAAACCAGTATAAGGCTCCAGCACACTGAGCTTTGTGGAAAAAAAAGTGACACTAAGGCTTTTATCGCTGTGAAGAATAAGCTGCTACATACCCATTTTGAGGTTCCAAGAAGTAAACACAGAGGTCTTCAACAAGTCCACGCCATACTTTTATTTCAGAACCATCCCAAGAAAAATTTTGATGTATATGTAAATTCTTCACCTGCGGGCATTAAAATAGATGCATGTCAATTGTTAAGAGAACTTTATGTATGCCTGATTTATGTCTCTTAGGTTTTTCTTATCACTAGGTAAGTTGTTTGCCTCCATCATTTTTTCATATAATTCAGTAGTCTACCACGGAATTAAAATGGATTTGCAAACTAACAAGGAATTATACTGATTTATTAAGCTGCATACTGATGATTCCAAGGCACTCCGCATAAATAAAAGCGAGACAACAACACGAGGAATGAGTGATTGAACTACGAGTAAGCACATACGTATAGAAAAGCACAGTAGGCTTAGATGTGCTTAACATAGAGATGCCAACTTCAGTTCTAGCTATAAAGTCactacactttttttttaatcgaacacgcaggagagctgcgcatctttgtattaagagagGAAAAAATGACCCAAATTACAAAGCAACATCACCCCACTTTGGGCCAGGGCAGGGTTTAACCAGACACCCTACCCATGTCTAACACTGAGAGCCCTTTGGCTCCAGCCATCTGCCATAGGTGGGACTCGTCCTTGAAGGCCTGCAGGGCTCCCTGGACATTAGGAGCAGGTCCTTCAAACACACAAGCGTTGCGATGTTTTCATAGGGTCCATGCACCCAAGAAATCACTACACTTATCACAACACATAAGCAATAAAGCACTTCTAACTTACATTGCTTAGATTCAAGCAATCATGCTTTGGAAGAATAACCTCAACATTGTGTCCTAAATCTTGAACAGCACGTGAAAGACTCGTAACAACATCACCAAGACCTCCAACCTACAATAGCATTGGTTAGACAGCATACTGTTAATGTAATGCAACActaagaagagaaaaaggagatgACATCTCATTTTCTGCTAATCGTAGGAATTTAACTTAAGAAATATGTATTACCTTTGCAATGGGAGCCATCTCAACAGCAATGTGGACAATATGCATAGGAGGTTCCTTTGCAATGGAACCAAAAACAGGAATATGATAGTCCAACCCATTCCTGTTGTCAAAAATTCCACCTTCTTCTGACTCCGAGAAAACAAAGTCCATTATATAGGCGTCGTGCGGAACGTTAACTGGAAAAGGAGCACTCTACTTCAGAAATAAGAAAAGTAAGGGGCAAAGAAAGAGCTTTACGTATCTATGTGCTACATTAAATAATTACAAGGGAACTCAAGGAGAAGTAATATCCCACTGCATGAATATCAAAACAGTGTTATAAAAACAGGATACACAGCAGCAGACACGAGTCAACATGAGTTTGACCTAGTCTGGTTGAAAGGTTGCCACATTTTTCCAAGGCTTGACTAGCTGTCCTATGGACAAGCAACGCTAACTCTTCTGGCTGCATTCTCTAAGTTACAGCCTTTTTCAAAACCCCTGTAAAAAAATTTATAGCACATCTTCTAAAATAATGGCATAtccggagttgcctaatatactctaacaacAAATACAGTAGGAGTACTTGACCTACTTGACAAGTGCTCTAGCAGACTAGCAGTAGCTGACAAAACTAATGGCATAAAAATTAACCACTGGAAGAGGTACTGATGCTAGGATCAATTATGTAGGAAGCTCGAACCTGTTGCTTTTAAGTGTGAACCATGTTCCGCTTTTACCATCTTTTGGGGTGGCAACACACCACCTGGATGCATCCAACGGTTAAAAGAACATCGAAACCACACCTCTGGTTTTCCCTTTAACACTGTATTAGAAGGATTGTAAAGCACATCAACAGTTGTTCCAGCACGTATTTCAAGTGGTTCGGTATAAACAATGTGTTTTTGAGAAACCAGAAACATTCTCATAGTCTTTTCCCTCATCTCAGCTTTCATTTTTGCCCTTCTCTCAGCCTGTGCAAGTAAAAGGAAGCAAGAGTCAACTAAATGATTCATCAGCATATATGTCACGAATATCAGGAATTCAGACTATCATGCAGAAATAACTGCTCCTTTTTTATAACAGTCAAAGCTCTGAAGAAATGCTGCTACTTGGTTAGACAATCGTGGGTTACTGGCTAAACCAGTTAACAACTACGTTAACTACATTTCAAGTTCGAAATGATTAATGTTCAAATCCTCGGGTTAACTACGTTTTCTTCAAAAGACTAGTCACTATGGATGAATTGTTTAAAAAACATAAATTAGCATGTGAAAAACACTCAAGCAGAGATGAAAGTTTTTAACTGCGCAAACATGACTCGTTATGGGCAAGTTCAGTCATTGATGAACCTGTAACTCGATTTAAGATTTAGAGTGGGTCAAGCTACAGCAAGTGACCATCAGCAGGAATATCTATTGGTTCAAACAGAAACACCAGAAGAGCAAAAGGTATGTTGCAACTGACCTTCATTTTAATAgcctcctccctttctctcctCTCGCGTTGAATCCTTGTATAAATCCTCTGTTCTTCTTCCACCCAATATCCTTCCTCAGTCATGATGCTATTGGGAAGGATAGCATGAAAATCTTGTCTGCCATTGTTATCATAATTCCTTGCATTCCCTGGTGGCCCATCAGCAAAAACGCAGTCCAACACGTATGCTCTTTGAGGTAAGGCAACTGTACGAGAAATACCAGGTGTTATCTTTGTGGTTAATGGAGTATTTAAACAATCTTAAAGAACCAACATCAGTAAGTGACTGCAAAGCTTATGTGGCTTCAAGTTGGtaggcttttctttttcttcatggGACTATTAAAATACAGAAAGCCATGTTTTATTTAAAAGAGTATCCTTCTAACATTAGAGTATGTTAAGATGGTCTAAAATACCAAGTTCAGATAACTATGAGATGCCATACCATCTGCATACCACCAATCACCATCTTTGTCATCAATATGAACAAGTCTTTCAGAAAAAGAGAGTCCATCAATCCAATTGTTGTAGCCCCCATGCATCCAAATTTCAGTACTGTGAACAAGTGGTCTCGAGTGTCTGTTGTAATACAATCTGACAGTAGCCCCTTGCATAGTTGTGATAGGTTCTATGTACCACAAATTATCAACAGAAGCTTTGGCTGAATCCAATACATTCTGCAATTTAATCTTCTGTGTCTGTACCTCAGCCTTCGCTTGTGCCCTGTCAGCTTCATTTGCAGCCCTTTCTTCCTCTAATCGCTGCTGCTCTTCAGTCTGGCTCTTCCTTTGAGCTTCTCTCTCAAGTTCTCTTTGCTTTTCTTCAACCAAGAAATCGGCAAACGAATGTTCATCCATGGTGCTTTCTATTGGTATCACAAAATCTTTTCTGCCATTATTTTCATACATTGTACGACCATTAAAGAACACAAAATCTAATCTGTATGCCTCCTTGGGAATGTACAGTTTGCAGGACCACCAGTCCCCTCCCAGTTCGCTCTTGTGCAATTTTTCAGTGAAAAACTTCCACCTCCACCCATTGAATGCTCCTTTGATGAGTACGTCAGGCTCATTGGCTAAAGATGATAGATCACGATTGAAATAGAGATCAATAGTTGAATCAGCTTTCAGTACCTCTGGAAAAACAAAAAGTTTGTTTCCCAGCGAATAATTTTTTTCAGCAAGTTCTTGAAGCATCCTCTGTAGTGCTTGTGGATCCAGGTAATCCTGTGGTGATTCTTGGGTATCTTGTTCGGCAGACACAAAAGACGACTCCTCAACTTCATACTGTTCTTCATCCTCAGTTgtctccacttcatcttcagcccatgaaCTCTCTTCTTCAGAAAGTTGATGCAGAAACCTGTCCTCGCCCGTTTCCATCTCATCCTCAACCTCTGGAATGCCTTCCTCAGTAACAATGCATTGTTCTTCCTCCATGCTTGTATTTATCTGCTCTTCAATGCTAGTTATCGTCTCCGATTCTTCTTCAGAGAAATCCTTCTTGTGTTTCTGTAACAAGTCATCAACATCAGACTTTGCATGAAGCATATCCCCATCAGGTTTTTGAGGTGTGTAATCTCCCTCCTTagcttctactccctccgtacgAAATGCATGGTGACTCCCAGGAAAATCAAGTTTCTTTGTTTGAGACTCTTTGGTGGTGCCAACAATTGATAGGTCCTGTTTAGGAAAGCCAACTACGGATTGTTCTTCTTTAGGGATATGAACAACTGATTGTTCTACTTTACTGTAACCAACAATGGATTTGATTTGATCAGGCACGCCAACGATAGATTGATCTGGTTTACTATAACCAACAACGGATTGTATTTGCTCGGGCACAACAGCAATCGATTCATCTTTTCTGTGAGAAGCAACAATAGATTGATCTGGTTTTCTGTAAACAACAATGGATTGGATTTGCTCAGGCACACCAACAATTGATTTGCCTTGTTCCTGGACCCTGACAAGTGGCATGGACTGAGGCTTCAAACTTCCATGTGTTTCATTATTGGCCTTGTCCTCTATGGATGTTGATGGCAGTGCTGGATATTGCCATTGCTCATTCTCTACATCAGAGGTTTCATCTGAAGACTCCACTGCCATAAATATGTCTTCTTTAGCTTTAGCTTCATCCTTTGGATCAAGTTCGCAAACTGCAGCAATGCTCAATTCAATTCCTGAGAGATCTACCGCAAATTTATCTTCTTCGACCGCAGCTTCATCTACTGCTTCCACTTCCCCTAATGACATATTAGTCAATGCATTTCTTGACAATTCGACCTCAACCATGTCCAGTGCAGCTTCTTCTGCCacatccacttccccatatgctgAACTGCTCGAAGCATTTTCTGGCAAATCCACTTCAGCAGTTTCTAAACCTTCTATATCTGTACTTAACAGCCTATTGTATATACCATCACCTTCATCACTATCATGGTGTTCACTCTTCTCGGTGCTCGATTCAGCAGGGAGTCTTGGAACATACCCGCTAAAAGCAGTGAGTTTTACCTTAGGATACACCATCTTCCTTGATTTCCTATTAGGACAATCTGCATAAGGTAATGTAAGAAAACATGATGTCAGCAGAACAACAAACAAACCAACCAAATAAGAACTATTCGCCGGACCTGAACTTGCTACTGTGCACCAAATAATCCTGCTTCTGGCAAATCCGCTAGTCCTCAAGAAAGGCTGCAAATACCATAAGAGTGACAAAAAATCAGCATCAGATTATTTGTACCATTGCATACCAAATATTTACCGTTACGAAAGATAGCACGTGGTAGTGAAATTCCCCCACAAAACTCGCTTAAAAGTAGGCTGGTCTTTCCTCAATAAAACTAGTATGTGCCACCCCATATGCCCAAAGTAACAAACATTTCCTTGGTCATACGGTCCAAAACaaataaattcagaaacaaCAAATAGACCATTTTTCGTTTATAATTGTTCCTTACACTAAATGAAAATGGTAAATCACATCATCTTCACACACAAACTTGATTTAACATCACCAAAAGGAGCAAAATTTCCCAAACAGGACCAATCCACCTTGATTCCCGAAGCGAATGACCCCAAAGCAACGAAATCAAAATCCACAAGAAATCCGGCCCAATCAATAAACATAGAGATCGAGGGATCAAACAGCAAAACAGCAATGCATCACGCATGTAGAATCAAGAGATTTAGACGGTGTAGGTGTGAATCCATACCTGAGCGGAGCCACCGTCCAAGGTGGTTGGCCGGACCACTGGCGCTGACCTTCCTCGAGAGCAGAGAGGGCTCCGGGGTAGGAGAGCCATCTCCATTACCGAAACAAAGCCTCCAAAACCCCGCAAGAACCACCACCAAGGGACGCGCCTCCCTCAaccccctcctcttctctctctcgtATCTCTCTCTCACGGGGTAGCAACTAAAATCAATTTGTAGTCTCACCCTTTAAATCAAACTGAATTTGTTCCTTTCTTCCCACATTGTTCTAGCTGTGGAAGCGCTGTCCTGCATGAAAACTAGGGGCCGGTGTCATCTTGTGGGTTTAAAGGTACGGTTTTGTTGCGCAGCTGTGGGCCACCTTGCTCGCCTAGTTCATGACTCATGAGACGTGCACACCGTCGTGTGTAGGGTGGGCCATAGAGCACCAATGTTGCTTTGTGGTCGGTATATTCCCGAATAATGGTCCACATATCATATGCCGTGCGGGCACGTTTTGCTTTGATGTGCATGGGTTCGTTCCTCGTGGGGCGCCTTTTGCCTGCCCTCATTTGTTGCTTCGTCGAAAGAAAAGGACTTTACTTACGTGTGACATGCATGCCGGCTCTTGAAGTGATCAGGCATGTTGTGCAGGCTACGTTGATGGCAGCTTTCGAAACCACGTTGAACACGTTGGTGACCAGGCATGCAGCTGGAGCAAAATTGAATTGCTATAGTAAGGTACGGCAATGTGGCAAGAGTACCAGTGTTGCTTGTTTATGCAGGTTGATATGTTCTACAAGGTTGGCATGTGCTTGCATTGGGTTGGTTTCATGCATGTCGATCA
The genomic region above belongs to Setaria italica strain Yugu1 chromosome VI, Setaria_italica_v2.0, whole genome shotgun sequence and contains:
- the LOC101752753 gene encoding starch synthase 3, chloroplastic/amyloplastic isoform X2 produces the protein MEMALLPRSPLCSRGRSAPVVRPTTLDGGSAQPFLRTSGFARSRIIWCTVASSDCPNRKSRKMVYPKVKLTAFSGYVPRLPAESSTEKSEHHDSDEGDGIYNRLLSTDIEGLETAEVDLPENASSSSAYGEVDVAEEAALDMVEVELSRNALTNMSLGEVEAVDEAAVEEDKFAVDLSGIELSIAAVCELDPKDEAKAKEDIFMAVESSDETSDVENEQWQYPALPSTSIEDKANNETHGSLKPQSMPLVRVQEQGKSIVGVPEQIQSIVVYRKPDQSIVASHRKDESIAVVPEQIQSVVGYSKPDQSIVGVPDQIKSIVGYSKVEQSVVHIPKEEQSVVGFPKQDLSIVGTTKESQTKKLDFPGSHHAFRTEGVEAKEGDYTPQKPDGDMLHAKSDVDDLLQKHKKDFSEEESETITSIEEQINTSMEEEQCIVTEEGIPEVEDEMETGEDRFLHQLSEEESSWAEDEVETTEDEEQYEVEESSFVSAEQDTQESPQDYLDPQALQRMLQELAEKNYSLGNKLFVFPEVLKADSTIDLYFNRDLSSLANEPDVLIKGAFNGWRWKFFTEKLHKSELGGDWWSCKLYIPKEAYRLDFVFFNGRTMYENNGRKDFVIPIESTMDEHSFADFLVEEKQRELEREAQRKSQTEEQQRLEEERAANEADRAQAKAEVQTQKIKLQNVLDSAKASVDNLWYIEPITTMQGATVRLYYNRHSRPLVHSTEIWMHGGYNNWIDGLSFSERLVHIDDKDGDWWYADVALPQRAYVLDCVFADGPPGNARNYDNNGRQDFHAILPNSIMTEEGYWVEEEQRIYTRIQRERREREEAIKMKAERRAKMKAEMREKTMRMFLVSQKHIVYTEPLEIRAGTTVDVLYNPSNTVLKGKPEVWFRCSFNRWMHPGGVLPPQKMVKAEHGSHLKATVNVPHDAYIMDFVFSESEEGGIFDNRNGLDYHIPVFGSIAKEPPMHIVHIAVEMAPIAKVGGLGDVVTSLSRAVQDLGHNVEVILPKHDCLNLSNVKNLHIHQNFSWDGSEIKVWRGLVEDLCVYFLEPQNGMFGVGCVYGRNDDRRFGFFCHSALEFLHQRGSSPNIIHCHDWSSAPTAWLYKENYVQSSLANARVVFTIHNLEFGAHHIGKAMKYCDKATTVSNTYSREVSGHGAIAPHLGKFYGILNGIDQDIWDPYSDSFIPVQYTSENVVEGKRAAKRALQQKFGLQQNDVPIVGIISRLTAQKGIHLIKHAIQRTLERNGQVVLLGSAPDPRIQGDFTNLAHDLQNQNHGRARLCLTYDEPLSHLIYAGSDFILVPSIFEPCGLTQLVAMRYGAIPIVRKTGGLYDTVFDVDNDKDRARARGLEPNGFSFDGADSNGVDYALNRQAQSHCSA